A DNA window from Bacteroides cellulosilyticus contains the following coding sequences:
- a CDS encoding lipopolysaccharide biosynthesis protein: protein MANIKQQMLSGVFYTAVAKYSGLVISLVVMAILARLLCPDDFGTVAIATVFINFFAIFTNIGISSAVVQNKELTDHDINEIYMFTIWIGIILSVLFFLSTGFIADYYQDERLLPICQLLSVNLFFASAGTVPNTLFFKDKDFKFIAWRTFIIQITVGAIAVGAALLGAGLYTLLIQPVLSSVLIYFISLKKYPQKFLWTWGIKSIKKIWAYSMYQFLFNVMSYFIRNLDKMLIGKYIGMAPLGYYEKSYRLMSLPIQNITYVITPVLHPILSDYQKETDKLATINERMVRLLAFIGFPLGILLFFCGRELMLFVFGSQWEPSIPAFQILSLTVGFQIVMSSSGSFFQSTNDTRGLFICGIFTAVATCTGFLVCILFFRTLEAFAYSMLISYFLCFIQCYWQLYHYQFRRNMLHLYRQLISPLIITLLIGGVLYPLSLCSSDWNIVVSLCVKSLLALILWGGYLQWRKEYDIVAKVRNILHKY, encoded by the coding sequence ATGGCAAATATCAAACAACAGATGCTCTCCGGAGTATTCTATACAGCAGTAGCCAAATATTCCGGTTTAGTCATTTCATTAGTCGTAATGGCCATACTTGCCCGATTGCTGTGTCCCGACGATTTTGGAACCGTTGCCATAGCTACTGTTTTCATTAATTTTTTTGCCATCTTCACCAATATAGGCATATCTTCCGCCGTTGTGCAAAATAAAGAATTGACAGATCACGACATTAACGAAATCTATATGTTCACGATATGGATAGGAATTATACTGAGCGTTCTGTTCTTTCTTTCCACCGGTTTCATAGCCGACTATTATCAGGATGAGCGCCTGCTACCTATATGTCAGCTTCTCTCCGTGAATTTGTTTTTTGCTTCCGCCGGAACTGTGCCCAACACGTTGTTCTTTAAGGATAAAGACTTTAAGTTTATTGCCTGGCGCACTTTTATCATACAAATAACGGTAGGCGCTATTGCCGTAGGTGCCGCGTTGCTGGGAGCCGGACTTTATACTCTGCTGATCCAGCCTGTGTTGTCGAGTGTTTTGATTTACTTCATTTCGCTGAAGAAATACCCGCAGAAATTTCTGTGGACATGGGGAATCAAGAGTATAAAAAAGATATGGGCGTATTCCATGTACCAATTCCTTTTTAATGTAATGAGTTATTTCATCCGTAACCTGGATAAGATGCTGATAGGAAAATATATCGGTATGGCACCACTCGGTTACTATGAAAAATCCTATCGCCTAATGTCTCTTCCCATACAAAACATCACATACGTCATCACCCCCGTGCTTCATCCCATCTTGTCCGATTACCAAAAGGAAACGGATAAATTAGCTACCATCAATGAGCGGATGGTACGTCTGCTGGCTTTCATCGGTTTCCCGTTGGGCATACTCCTTTTCTTTTGTGGACGCGAACTGATGCTTTTCGTATTTGGCTCTCAGTGGGAACCATCTATACCCGCTTTTCAGATACTTTCATTAACCGTCGGATTTCAAATAGTGATGTCCTCTTCCGGATCGTTCTTTCAAAGCACGAATGACACGCGCGGGCTTTTTATTTGCGGCATTTTCACAGCCGTTGCCACCTGTACCGGATTTCTGGTGTGCATCCTATTTTTTCGTACATTGGAAGCTTTTGCTTACAGTATGCTGATTTCGTATTTTCTATGTTTCATCCAATGCTATTGGCAACTCTATCACTATCAATTCCGTCGCAATATGCTGCATTTGTACAGACAGCTCATCTCCCCTTTAATCATCACATTGCTCATCGGGGGAGTACTGTATCCCCTCTCCCTCTGTTCATCCGATTGGAATATAGTGGTTTCCCTCTGCGTGAAAAGTCTTTTGGCACTGATTCTATGGGGAGGTTATTTACAATGGCGCAAAGAATACGATATTGTCGCTAAAGTGAGAAACATCCTCCACAAATATTAA
- a CDS encoding glycosyltransferase, with the protein MRALFLVFYGFQEYNGISKKIRYQVDALKQYGMDVRTCYYEVRENGERQWMIDEKVLVNLGKGTLAKIKKRVSFAPIIHYIRKEQISFVYIRYYHNANPFTIHFVKSAKKLGAQIVLEIPTYPYDQEFTDQKLNLCIDRIFRHSLCSHLDAVVTFSNDTEIFGQRTIRISNGIDFNSIPLRKQIRTMENELHLIGVAEIHFWHGFDRLIKGLKEYYAHNPGYKVYFHIVGNLFGEREKQEIEDPIQAYNLQDYVFMHGAKHGKELDALFEKADFAVGSLARHRSGIFNIKTLKNREYAARGFGFIYSETDDDFEKMPYIIKAPANETAIDIPGLIAFCKKQTISPQEIRNSIRHLSWKEQMKKVCDDIRFHS; encoded by the coding sequence ATGCGAGCTTTATTTCTTGTTTTCTATGGTTTTCAAGAGTACAATGGTATCAGCAAAAAAATCAGATATCAAGTAGATGCACTCAAACAGTACGGTATGGACGTGCGTACTTGTTATTACGAAGTCCGTGAAAACGGAGAGCGGCAGTGGATGATTGACGAGAAAGTTCTGGTAAATTTAGGTAAAGGCACTTTGGCCAAAATAAAGAAAAGGGTGTCATTTGCCCCCATTATCCACTATATACGGAAAGAGCAGATATCATTTGTATATATCCGCTACTACCATAATGCCAATCCGTTCACCATACACTTTGTGAAATCCGCCAAGAAACTGGGGGCCCAGATTGTATTGGAGATTCCGACCTACCCTTACGACCAGGAGTTCACTGACCAGAAGTTGAACCTGTGTATAGACAGAATCTTCCGCCACTCCCTTTGCAGTCACCTGGATGCCGTCGTAACCTTCTCCAACGACACTGAGATATTCGGGCAACGCACCATCCGCATTTCCAACGGCATCGATTTCAATTCCATCCCATTACGAAAACAGATACGTACAATGGAAAATGAGCTGCATCTGATTGGAGTTGCAGAGATACACTTCTGGCATGGTTTCGACCGGCTAATCAAGGGGCTGAAAGAATATTACGCCCATAATCCTGGTTACAAGGTCTATTTTCACATTGTAGGCAACCTTTTCGGCGAAAGAGAGAAGCAAGAGATAGAAGATCCTATTCAAGCATACAATTTGCAGGATTACGTTTTCATGCATGGCGCAAAGCATGGAAAAGAGCTGGATGCACTTTTTGAAAAAGCGGATTTCGCCGTTGGCAGCCTGGCTCGGCATCGCAGCGGCATTTTTAATATCAAAACCTTAAAAAACCGCGAATATGCAGCCCGGGGGTTCGGATTCATCTACTCGGAGACGGATGACGACTTCGAAAAGATGCCTTATATAATAAAGGCACCGGCAAATGAAACAGCTATAGACATTCCCGGACTTATTGCATTTTGCAAGAAACAAACGATATCTCCACAAGAGATCAGAAACTCTATCCGGCATTTGTCATGGAAAGAGCAAATGAAGAAAGTGTGTGATGATATACGATTTCATTCCTAA
- a CDS encoding O-antigen ligase family protein, whose protein sequence is MASNTPYPVREAPPKALINLLLMGGLAGIAYAIITQKLLIAAVIVCLPIVVTGIGYGFQNPYFVYLLYATYAFFFTTISRYTLKVKLSVGLDILLVYLVISLLVVFYLKKTNFRLKSAVNVFTISYIAWIVFVLLQLTNPLIESEGITHGIRIMILETFVLYAVASIVSNSPKALRSGLVLIGVFIIIAFIKLMYQKYIGFDSAERYWLYVQEAARTHIISTGIRYFSYFTDAGNFGVVMAAAGTVYIIIGLNTRNRILAVFYISIAVMGFIGMFLSGTRGALIVPFAGLALYSLICKDLRHFSITLISGLSIFIFLAFTDIGNSNSFIRRARTAFRPTEDASFNVRVENRKEMAQYLKDYPFGVGISNDIPKLWLQADDTYKEGTLPPDSFFVATWIQTGVVGVALQILIYAITLLGCCYIVMFKVRDRYLRQELAAFTGTVFGILLSGYTGYAPGMPPTNFIIVAMIAFVMNGAYIDKQLININKQ, encoded by the coding sequence ATGGCATCAAACACACCATATCCAGTACGCGAAGCCCCCCCCAAGGCACTGATAAATCTATTGCTTATGGGTGGGCTGGCAGGCATTGCGTATGCTATTATAACTCAAAAGTTATTAATAGCAGCAGTTATCGTGTGCTTACCTATAGTAGTTACTGGCATAGGCTATGGATTTCAAAATCCCTATTTTGTATATTTGCTTTACGCCACTTACGCCTTTTTCTTCACAACGATCTCCCGTTATACTTTAAAAGTCAAGCTAAGCGTTGGTCTGGATATACTATTGGTTTATCTTGTTATTTCCCTTTTGGTTGTTTTTTACCTGAAAAAGACGAATTTCAGATTAAAAAGCGCAGTCAATGTCTTTACGATCAGCTATATTGCATGGATTGTATTCGTGCTATTGCAATTAACGAATCCTCTTATTGAATCAGAAGGTATTACCCATGGCATTCGCATCATGATATTAGAGACATTTGTATTGTACGCGGTTGCTTCCATTGTATCCAACTCCCCTAAAGCTTTAAGAAGCGGATTAGTACTTATCGGGGTTTTCATTATCATTGCTTTCATAAAATTAATGTACCAGAAGTACATTGGTTTCGACTCGGCCGAACGGTATTGGCTATACGTACAAGAGGCAGCAAGAACTCATATCATATCTACCGGCATACGTTACTTTTCCTACTTCACTGATGCTGGTAATTTTGGCGTGGTTATGGCTGCTGCAGGTACTGTATATATAATAATCGGTCTCAATACCCGTAATCGGATTTTGGCTGTTTTTTATATAAGCATTGCTGTAATGGGATTTATAGGCATGTTTCTCTCCGGTACACGAGGTGCTCTTATTGTACCTTTTGCCGGTCTCGCTCTATACAGTTTGATATGTAAAGACCTTAGACATTTTTCAATTACATTAATTTCCGGATTAAGCATATTTATATTTCTCGCATTTACAGACATAGGAAACAGCAATTCGTTTATAAGACGTGCTCGCACCGCATTTCGCCCGACGGAAGATGCGTCATTTAATGTGCGTGTAGAAAACAGAAAAGAGATGGCCCAATATTTAAAGGATTATCCATTTGGAGTGGGCATATCCAACGACATACCTAAGTTATGGTTACAGGCAGATGACACTTACAAAGAAGGAACGCTGCCTCCTGATTCTTTCTTTGTAGCTACCTGGATACAAACAGGGGTAGTGGGCGTGGCATTACAAATATTGATTTATGCAATAACTCTGTTAGGCTGCTGCTATATAGTCATGTTTAAAGTCCGAGATAGATACCTGAGACAAGAATTGGCGGCTTTTACAGGTACTGTATTTGGTATCCTGCTAAGTGGATATACCGGATATGCTCCGGGCATGCCACCTACAAACTTTATAATTGTAGCCATGATAGCTTTCGTAATGAACGGAGCGTATATAGATAAACAATTAATAAACATAAATAAGCAATAA
- a CDS encoding glycosyltransferase: protein MSSNSSSVGTSPKVSVIIPVYNTDAYLYESLDSICSQTLKSLEIILINDGSTDNSQQIIEEYARKDSRIRYSIQPNQRQGVARNNGLLLATGEYIYFMDSDDILDSDALRQCYEKCEQENLDFVTFDAETIQETSNSPASFSYCRKGRIDKREPWNGMELMHYELEHDLFYVVPWLCFARHSFLKKHFSGFPAGVIHEDTIFVVQIMLNAKRVGYIPQPFFKRRMRDHSTMTAGFSMRNIEGYTTVCTQIRSWAQQHPEWRSIIDLYLRKTLNSVIWLGHRMTLLEKIETFCRFRRLHLSRYIGFKNRIVFWLKN from the coding sequence ATGTCGAGTAACAGTTCTTCTGTCGGTACATCTCCCAAGGTTTCCGTCATTATCCCTGTATATAATACAGATGCCTACCTGTACGAGTCCTTAGACAGTATTTGCAGCCAGACGCTGAAAAGTCTAGAAATCATACTTATCAATGACGGTTCTACCGACAATAGCCAGCAAATTATTGAAGAATATGCCCGCAAGGACAGCAGAATCAGATATTCCATACAACCCAACCAGCGACAAGGCGTAGCCCGCAACAACGGACTGCTACTGGCAACCGGTGAATATATCTACTTTATGGACAGTGACGATATTCTGGATTCGGATGCACTGAGGCAATGTTATGAAAAATGCGAACAAGAAAATCTGGATTTCGTAACCTTTGATGCCGAAACCATCCAGGAAACATCAAATTCACCTGCCAGTTTCAGTTATTGTAGAAAAGGACGGATTGACAAGCGGGAGCCATGGAACGGAATGGAACTGATGCACTACGAATTGGAACACGACCTATTCTACGTCGTCCCCTGGCTATGCTTCGCCAGACACTCCTTCCTCAAAAAGCATTTCAGCGGATTTCCGGCCGGAGTGATTCATGAAGACACTATCTTCGTTGTACAAATCATGCTGAACGCCAAACGGGTAGGCTACATTCCACAACCATTCTTCAAACGTAGAATGCGGGATCATTCGACTATGACGGCCGGTTTCAGCATGCGCAATATAGAAGGATACACCACGGTATGTACACAAATACGCAGTTGGGCCCAACAGCATCCCGAATGGAGGTCCATTATCGACCTTTATTTAAGAAAAACCTTGAACTCAGTGATTTGGTTAGGACACCGGATGACCTTGCTTGAAAAGATAGAAACTTTCTGTCGCTTCCGCCGGTTGCACCTATCCCGATACATCGGTTTCAAAAACCGGATTGTTTTTTGGCTTAAAAATTGA
- a CDS encoding glycosyltransferase family 2 protein: protein MNEIFSIFNPDWWMDENNNALQIADAILFLLLSIPVLYLFICALFSLGKYKNPYPPAKETHRFLILFTVLRNGKEVIQSINHFLDTQLYPRDKYDIAVAATQLPEEDLVTLLQMPVNIVVPDKEQCTKVYAIQQVMERYSPAEYDMVIIFNSDNRIVPNALNLFNNAYYSGCDAIQAHRMTENLTTSIAVLNATSEEINNNIFRKAHTRMGFSSALIGSAMAFDFAMFHEIAPKLKGSDLSKAMETALLQQNIYTEYMEEVVCYSKKEESADGYEAQRIGWLRSQYSSTILALKRLPITLLKGEWDYSLKLFQWLMPSRFLLIALIILCAAGITLLDWSLSFKWYVLLAVIAITFIMALPDGEVNKRFKYSVWALPILVFASIFSHVTRFFLFKKNKKKKTKKTPTRAPKA from the coding sequence ATGAACGAAATTTTTTCCATATTCAATCCAGACTGGTGGATGGACGAAAACAATAACGCTTTACAAATAGCAGATGCAATTTTGTTTTTACTATTAAGTATACCGGTATTGTATCTTTTCATTTGCGCACTCTTTTCGTTAGGGAAATATAAGAACCCTTATCCCCCGGCCAAAGAGACGCATCGCTTCCTGATATTATTCACAGTGCTACGTAACGGCAAGGAAGTAATCCAGTCTATAAATCATTTTTTAGATACTCAACTTTATCCCAGAGACAAGTATGACATAGCCGTTGCTGCAACCCAGCTGCCTGAAGAAGACCTTGTAACCTTGCTACAGATGCCAGTCAATATAGTTGTGCCCGACAAAGAGCAATGCACCAAAGTCTATGCCATCCAGCAAGTGATGGAGCGTTACTCTCCTGCCGAATACGACATGGTCATCATTTTCAATTCAGACAACCGGATTGTACCCAACGCATTGAACTTATTCAACAATGCGTACTACTCAGGATGCGATGCCATTCAGGCACACCGCATGACGGAGAACCTGACCACCAGCATTGCCGTATTGAATGCCACCAGTGAAGAAATTAATAATAATATTTTCCGTAAAGCACATACCCGCATGGGGTTCTCTTCGGCTTTGATAGGTTCTGCAATGGCGTTTGACTTTGCAATGTTCCATGAAATTGCTCCCAAACTAAAAGGCTCAGATTTAAGCAAAGCGATGGAAACGGCTTTGTTACAGCAGAATATCTATACCGAGTACATGGAGGAAGTAGTCTGTTATAGTAAGAAAGAAGAAAGTGCCGACGGATATGAAGCTCAACGTATCGGGTGGCTTCGTTCACAATACAGCAGTACAATATTAGCCTTGAAAAGATTGCCTATTACGTTACTGAAAGGCGAATGGGATTATTCTCTCAAACTATTCCAATGGCTGATGCCTTCACGCTTCTTACTGATAGCCCTTATCATTTTATGCGCTGCCGGCATCACTCTTCTGGATTGGTCGCTCAGCTTTAAGTGGTATGTACTTTTGGCTGTCATTGCCATCACATTTATCATGGCATTGCCCGACGGAGAAGTAAACAAACGCTTCAAATATTCAGTATGGGCACTGCCAATTCTTGTATTCGCATCCATATTCAGTCACGTTACTCGTTTCTTCTTATTCAAAAAAAACAAGAAAAAAAAAACAAAAAAGACACCCACGAGAGCCCCAAAGGCTTGA
- a CDS encoding alpha-1,2-fucosyltransferase, producing MIYIRLSGRFGNYLFQIAAGASLAKKYGTDFKVVVAPDTEAISTVSKESMWKYVSSFKENIFREIEFVHEVPGDVSLYSWRDFPYKPIPYDGGDLMIDGYFQSHEYIDNDLMQQLYAMPEAIGEKLTQKYGEILKQPFTCIHVRRGDYCKLPHRFSICSMNYFRKAVGLIGRETLFMVISDDLKWCKKHFKGRNFVFADKGNSMLEDFYLQSLATNNVISNSSFSWWGAWLNTNTDKKVFYPTPWFGPHYSHYDVSDLCPDEWCALPNRTPFYYQLKSVWIRLEMKIRHRLERK from the coding sequence ATGATTTATATTCGATTAAGCGGTCGCTTTGGTAATTATCTGTTTCAAATAGCGGCAGGTGCTTCTTTGGCGAAGAAGTATGGTACGGACTTCAAGGTAGTGGTAGCTCCCGATACAGAGGCTATATCCACCGTCAGCAAAGAATCTATGTGGAAATATGTTTCTTCTTTCAAGGAGAATATCTTCCGTGAAATTGAGTTTGTGCATGAAGTGCCGGGAGATGTATCACTGTATAGTTGGCGTGATTTTCCGTACAAACCAATTCCCTATGACGGAGGGGATCTGATGATTGACGGATATTTCCAGTCTCATGAGTATATTGATAATGATTTGATGCAACAATTGTACGCTATGCCCGAAGCGATAGGAGAAAAACTGACTCAAAAATATGGAGAGATTTTGAAGCAGCCTTTTACTTGTATTCATGTGCGCAGGGGGGATTATTGCAAGCTCCCTCATCGCTTCAGCATTTGCTCGATGAATTATTTTCGGAAAGCTGTCGGGCTAATAGGAAGGGAAACCCTTTTTATGGTAATAAGCGATGATCTGAAATGGTGCAAAAAGCATTTTAAAGGACGGAACTTTGTGTTTGCAGATAAAGGAAACTCTATGTTGGAAGACTTCTATTTGCAAAGTCTGGCTACGAATAATGTTATCAGCAACAGCTCTTTTAGTTGGTGGGGAGCTTGGCTGAATACAAATACGGATAAGAAGGTATTTTATCCCACCCCATGGTTTGGACCACACTATTCTCACTATGATGTGTCTGATTTATGCCCGGATGAATGGTGTGCTTTACCCAATCGTACCCCATTTTATTACCAACTGAAATCAGTCTGGATACGGCTGGAAATGAAGATAAGGCACAGATTGGAGCGAAAGTGA
- a CDS encoding glycosyltransferase family 4 protein, with protein MRIAIEAQRIFRPNKHGMDFVALETIRELQKRNDDNHYFVIVAPGEDRCLEESANLSIIELKCPTYPLWEQVALPRAVKRLKVDMLHCTSNTAPLRCPVPLVLTLHDIIYLEPRQHRSSSLYQEMGWHYRRLVVPRILKKCKKIITVSKFECNRIRQALQIPSERITAIYNGYSTHFHQQSDINMEIVRKYIPQKDFLFFLGNTDPKKNAARTLKAYSLYLQQSSVKRPLLIADLKEEYIDSLLQQEDLTDIKSQLYYPGYIANRDLSTLYNATFAFLYPSLRESFGIPMLEAMACGTPVITGNTSAMPEVAGPGALAVDPYKPEEISDALLKLENDSILYQKQKDYGLLRAQEFSWKKTANELVRLYQMF; from the coding sequence TTGAGAATAGCCATTGAAGCCCAACGTATTTTTCGTCCCAACAAGCATGGAATGGACTTTGTAGCTTTGGAAACAATTCGTGAATTGCAAAAGAGGAATGACGATAACCATTATTTCGTTATCGTCGCTCCGGGCGAAGACCGCTGTTTGGAAGAGTCGGCTAACCTTTCTATCATAGAATTGAAATGTCCTACTTACCCGCTTTGGGAACAAGTAGCTCTTCCACGAGCTGTAAAACGCCTAAAAGTAGATATGTTACACTGCACCTCGAATACGGCTCCATTAAGGTGTCCTGTTCCTCTTGTGCTGACACTCCATGACATAATCTATCTGGAACCCAGACAGCATCGAAGCTCGTCCCTCTACCAGGAAATGGGATGGCACTATCGGCGTCTGGTGGTTCCTCGCATTCTAAAAAAATGTAAAAAGATTATTACAGTATCAAAATTTGAATGTAATCGCATTCGGCAAGCTCTACAGATACCTTCAGAGCGTATCACAGCTATCTATAACGGATATAGTACTCACTTTCATCAACAATCGGATATAAACATGGAGATTGTCCGGAAATATATCCCACAAAAGGATTTTCTTTTTTTTCTGGGAAATACTGATCCCAAGAAAAATGCGGCACGAACGTTAAAGGCATATAGCCTGTACTTACAACAGTCATCTGTAAAGCGCCCGTTGCTTATCGCCGACTTGAAAGAGGAATACATCGACAGCCTGTTGCAGCAAGAGGATCTGACCGATATAAAATCCCAGCTGTATTATCCCGGCTATATTGCTAACCGTGATTTGTCGACACTCTATAATGCCACCTTCGCTTTCCTCTACCCTTCGCTCCGCGAGAGTTTCGGAATTCCGATGTTGGAGGCGATGGCGTGCGGTACGCCTGTCATTACCGGAAACACGTCCGCCATGCCCGAAGTGGCAGGGCCGGGTGCCTTGGCTGTGGATCCTTACAAACCGGAAGAAATCTCTGACGCCTTGCTAAAATTAGAAAACGATTCCATCCTCTATCAAAAGCAAAAGGACTACGGTCTGCTGCGTGCACAAGAATTTTCATGGAAAAAGACAGCGAACGAGTTGGTCCGTCTGTATCAAATGTTTTAA
- a CDS encoding glycosyltransferase family 4 protein, whose translation MEERKKRLTLLWRKLNSLEFGKDVVLVPYYLGQALDYDVEICCGYSEEVARLLPSMTKKGLIFTKQPLGHNPYRRILVYIKYLLQNASRIDLLVCFHWKLETYVNILLYKLLNKHGQIYIKLDTGSGQEFNLDKHSFLGKALRKMIYTKCLKKITALSCETSQAYDFLCYDSDFSKIMLQKLVLLPNAFDEEAFVASGVSERKFQQKENLIITVGRLGTHQKNTEMILDALGCMELKEWKFVLIGPVENQFRQAIEEFYQKYPEKKEQVVFAGKIESKKELWEWYNRAKVFVCTSRWESYGIVLNEAKRFRNYMVSTDVGGARDLIEQEKYGSFVKQEDGIDLSRILSLIVNDRINIDVYQDFDIRRLSYQREIRILLRHL comes from the coding sequence ATGGAAGAAAGAAAGAAACGGCTGACACTGCTTTGGAGAAAACTGAATTCGCTAGAGTTCGGAAAAGACGTAGTGCTGGTGCCCTATTACCTGGGACAGGCTTTAGACTATGACGTAGAAATCTGCTGCGGCTACTCCGAAGAAGTAGCCCGGCTACTCCCTTCTATGACGAAGAAAGGATTGATATTTACCAAGCAACCGCTGGGCCACAACCCGTATCGGAGAATCCTCGTATACATAAAGTATCTTCTGCAAAACGCTTCACGCATCGACTTGTTGGTGTGCTTTCACTGGAAGCTGGAGACATACGTCAACATCCTGCTTTACAAACTTCTGAATAAGCATGGGCAGATATACATCAAACTAGACACTGGTTCCGGCCAGGAATTTAATCTAGATAAGCATTCTTTTCTTGGTAAGGCGTTGCGGAAAATGATATATACGAAATGCCTGAAGAAGATAACCGCACTATCATGCGAAACGTCGCAGGCTTATGATTTTCTGTGCTACGACAGTGATTTTAGTAAAATAATGCTCCAAAAGCTCGTATTACTCCCCAATGCTTTTGATGAAGAAGCATTCGTTGCATCCGGCGTCTCAGAACGGAAATTCCAACAAAAAGAAAATCTGATCATTACCGTAGGACGTTTGGGAACTCATCAGAAAAACACGGAGATGATTCTGGATGCATTAGGCTGTATGGAACTGAAGGAGTGGAAATTTGTCTTAATAGGCCCTGTGGAAAATCAGTTTCGTCAAGCCATAGAGGAATTCTACCAAAAATACCCGGAAAAGAAAGAGCAAGTCGTGTTTGCCGGAAAAATAGAGAGCAAGAAAGAACTGTGGGAATGGTACAACCGAGCGAAAGTCTTTGTATGCACTTCACGCTGGGAAAGCTACGGCATTGTGCTGAATGAAGCGAAACGTTTCAGGAACTACATGGTGAGCACAGACGTAGGTGGTGCAAGAGACTTAATTGAACAAGAAAAATATGGATCTTTCGTAAAACAAGAAGATGGCATAGACTTGA